The following are from one region of the Capsicum annuum cultivar UCD-10X-F1 chromosome 1, UCD10Xv1.1, whole genome shotgun sequence genome:
- the LOC107855568 gene encoding myosin-12 isoform X5, with protein MTKLAYLHEPGVLNNLACRYSLNEIYTYTGNILIAVNPFRRLPHLYDTHMMQQYKGAPLGELSPHLFAVADACYRALINEHGSQSILVSGESGAGKTETTKMLMRYLAFMGGRSGTEGRTVEQQVLESNPVLEAFGNAKTVKNNNSSRFGKFVEIQFDKHGKISGAAVRTYLLERSRVCQVSDPERNYHCFYMLCAAPPEDVKKYKLGNPRSFHYLNQSNCYEVANVDDAREYLETRNAMDVVGIGQEEQEAIFRVVAAILHLGNINFVKGKEVDSSKLKDEKSLFHLKTAAELFMCDEKALEDSLCKRVIVTPDGNITKLLDPAAATTSRDALAKTVYSRLFDWLVDKINSSIGQDPDAKSIIGVLDIYGFESFKVNSFEQFCINLTNEKLQQHFNQHVFKMEQEDYTTEEINWSYVEFVDNQDVLDLIEKKPGGIIALLDEACMFPKSTHETFAQKMYQTYKNNKRFSKPKLARTAFTINHYAGDVTYQADHFLDKNKDYVIAEFQALLMDSKCSFVGNLFPPLPEESSKQSKFSSIGTRFKQQLQSLMETLSTTEPHYIRCVKPNTVLKPGIFENMNVLNQLRCGGVLEAIRISCAGYPTKRTFDEFLDRFGMLAPDVLDGCDEKSACIAICDRMGLKGYQIGKTKVFLRAGQMAELDARRTEVLAHAAKRIQRQIRTYLTRKEFLALKRATIHFQKLWRAQLARVLYEHMKREAASICIQKHARSHSARKSYKELQAAAIVIQTGMRAMAARNDYRQRRRNKAAKIVQTQWRAFHAFSTYKQKKKATLSLQCLWRGRLARKELRKLRMAARDTGALREAKDKLEKRVEELTWRLDFEKHLRIDLEEAKGQEISKLQKALQDMQTQLDEAHDAIIHEKEAAKIAIEQAPPVIKEVPVIDNTKVEKLTEENNKLEEEIRELKKRVEDFEQSYNEVEKECQATRKEAEESQLRVSELQESIERLQLNLSNLESENQVLRQQALVASTNEALSEEMDILKNKIEDLESENELLRTQRVVVEQVVSSDDRAPKGLEKVDNTHPADNGHQTVEVHEEMKVEEQISKDSSPPISLTKQKSLTDRQQENHDILIKCLAEDKRFDKGRPVAACTLYKALLQWRSFEAEKTNIFDRIIHTIRSSIEDQDNTSDLAYWLSTSSTLLFLLQSTLKAGNAPTRSPYRNRSSPTTLFGRMAQQGFRSTSLSMAISSGYSGIEGSPNIRTRIEAKYPALLFKQHLTACVEKIYGMIRDNLKKEISPFLNQCIHAPRSARIRPLKGSSRSIHSNIIAKQQASSVHWQNIVNSLDGTLTILSENNVPPTITRKILSQVFSYINVQLFNSLLLRRECCSFSNGEYLKAGLQELESWCSKATEQYAGSSWDELQHIRQAVGFLVLHQKSQKALDEITSDLCPMLSIAQIYRIGTMFWDDKYGAHGLSPEVISKMRALTLEDSASIPNNTFLLDVDSSIPFSIEDISRSFQSINLSDVEPPPLLRQRSDFQFLLQAAA; from the exons ATGACTAAGTTAGCGTACCTCCATGAGCCTGGAGTTCTGAATAACCTTGCTTGTCGGTATTCTCTAAATGAAATATAT ACTTACACAGGGAATATCCTAATTGCGGTGAATCCATTTCGGAGACTTCCACATTTGTATGATACCCATATGATGCAGCAATACAAGGGAGCCCCATTAGGAGAACTAAGTCCACATCTTTTTGCAGTGGCAGATGCCTGTTATAG GGCATTGATAAATGAGCACGGCAGCCAGTCTATCTTGGTCAGTGGAGAGAGTGGTGCTGGTAAAACTGAGACAACGAAAATGTTAATGAGATATCTCGCGTTCATGGGTGGTAGGTCTGGTACTGAAGGAAGAACAGTGGAGCAACAAGTTTTGGAG TCAAACCCAGTTTTAGAAGCATTTGGGAATGCAAAGACCGTGAAGAACAACAATTCCAG TCGCTTTGGTAAATTTGTTGAAATTCAATTTGATAAGCACGGGAAGATTTCTGGGGCTGCAGTTAGGACATATCTTCTCGAAAGGTCACGTGTTTGCCAAGTCTCAGACCCAGAGAGAAACTACCATTGTTTTTACATGCTTTGTGCTGCACCACCAGAG GATGTGAAAAAATACAAACTTGGAAATCCAAGATCATTTCATTATCTAAACCAAAGTAACTGTTACGAAGTTGCAAATGTTGATGACGCAAGAGAGTATCTTGAAACCAGAAATGCTATGGATGTTGTTGGAATCGGTCAGGAGGAGCAG GAAGCTATATTTCGCGTTGTAGCTGCAATACTCCATCTCGGAAACATTAACTTTGTGAAAGGAAAGGAGGTTGATTCCTCCaaactaaaagatgaaaaatcACTTTTTCATCTGAAGACAGCTGCAGAGCTATTCAT GTGTGATGAGAAGGCACTAGAAGATTCACTTTGTAAGCGTGTCATCGTAACTCCTGATGGAAATATCACAAAACTACTGGATCCAGCAGCTGCAACCACGAGCAGGGATGCGCTGGCAAAGACCGTATACTCCAGATTGTTCGACTG GCTTGTGGACAAGATAAACAGTTCAATTGGACAGGACCCTGATGCAAAAAGCATAATTGGCGTCCTTGATATATATGGATTTGAGAGCTTCAAAGTCAACAG TTTTGAGCAATTCTGCATCAACCTAACAAATGAGAAGCTGCAGCAGCATTTTAACCAG CACGTATTCAAGATGGAACAAGAAGATTATACGACAGAAGAAATCAACTGGAGCTATGTGGAGTTTGTAGATAACCAAGATGTTTTAGATCTTATTGAGAAG AAACCTGGAGGCATTATTGCTCTTCTTGATGAAGCTTG TATGTTCCCAAAATCAACTCATGAGACATTTGCCCAAAAGATGTACCAGACATACAAAAACAATAAACGGTTTAGCAAGCCAAAACTTGCTCGTACTGCCTTTACAATCAATCATTACGCTGGTGAT GTTACTTACCAAGCAGATCACTTCCTTGACAAAAACAAGGACTATGTAATAGCAGAATTTCAAGCTCTTCTGATGGACTCTAAGTGCTCTTTCGTTGGAAACCTCTTCCCTCCATTGCCTGAAGAATCTTCCAAGCAGTCCAAGTTCTCTTCCATCGGCACGCGGTTTAAG CAACAACTGCAATCTTTAATGGAGACATTGAGCACTACAGAGCCACATTACATCCGATGTGTAAAGCCCAATACAGTTCTAAAGCCAGGAATATTTGAGAACATGAATGTATTAAACCAATTAAGATGCGGG GGTGTCTTAGAGGCGATCAGGATAAGTTGTGCAGGATATCCAACAAAAAGAACATTTGATGAGTTCCTTGACCGCTTTGGAATGTTAGCTCCAGATGTTCTTGATGG ATGTGATGAGAAGTCAGCATGCATTGCTATCTGTGATAGAATGGGCTTAAAGGGATATCAG ATTGGGAAAACCAAAGTTTTTCTCAGAGCTGGGCAGATGGCAGAATTAGATGCCAGAAGAACTGAAGTTCTAGCTCATGCTGCAAAGCGCATTCAGAGACAAATTCGAACATATCTTACCCGAAAGGAGTTCCTAGCCCTAAAGAGAGCTACAATTCATTTCCAGAAACTTTGGAGAG CTCAACTTGCCAGAGTGCTGTATGAACATATGAAAAGGGAAGCTGCCTCAATCTGCATACAGAAACATGCTCGTTCTCATTCAGCAAGAAAATCTTACAAGGAACTACAGGCAGCAGCTATAGTAATTCAAACAGGAATGAGAGCTATGGCAGCACGAAATGACTATAGGCAGCGGAGGAGAAATAAAGCAGCAAAAATAGTTCAG ACTCAATGGAGAGCATTCCATGCCTTCTCAACTTATAAACAGAAGAAGAAAGCAACTCTTTCACTTCAATGTCTCTGGAGAGGCAGGTTAGCAAGGAAAGAGCTTCGGAAATTGAGGATG GCTGCCAGAGATACTGGTGCACTAAGAGAAGCGAAGGACAAACTGGAAAAGCGTGTCGAGGAGTTAACATGGCGGTTAgattttgaaaaacacttgagg ATTGATCTCGAAGAAGCAAAGGGGCAAGAAATTTCAAAACTGCAAAAAGCATTACAAGATATGCAAACACAACTAGACGAAGCCCATGATGCAATCATTCATGAGAAAGAAGCAGCAAAGATAGCCATTGAACAAGCTCCTCCAGTTATCAAGGAAGTACCAGTGATTGACAACACCAAAGTGGAGAAGCTGACAGAGGAAAACAACAAACTCGAG GAAGAAATCAGAGAGCTCAAGAAGAGAGTCGAAGACTTCGAACAGAGCTACAATGAAGTTGAAAAAGAATGTCAGGCCACACGTAAAGAGGCAGAAGAATCCCAGCTAAGAGTTTCGGAGCTCCAAGAGTCCATTGAAAG ATTACAGTTGAATCTATCCAACCTTGAATCTGAGAATCAGGTTCTCCGCCAGCAGGCTTTAGTCGCATCAACAAATGAGGCCCTTTCTGAGGAAATGGACAT ACTCAAGAACAAGATCGAAGACTTGGAGTCAGAAAACGAGCTTCTTCGCACTCAAAGGGTAGTTGTGGAGCAAGTAGTAAGTTCTGATGATCGGGCACCTAAAGGGCTTGAG AAAGTTGATAACACACATCCAGCTGATAATGGACATCAAACAGTGGAAGTGCATGAAGAAATGAAAGTAGAAGAACAAATATCTAAG GATTCTAGCCCTCCAATCTCTTTAACTAAGCAAAAATCCTTGACAGATAGGCAGCAG GAAAACCACGACATACTGATAAAGTGCCTAGCGGAAGACAAGAGATTTGACAAGGGGAGACCAGTGGCtgcatgcaccctatacaaagcACTTCTGCAGTGGAGATCCTTTGAAGCAGAAAAAACGAATATATTTGATAGGATTATCCATACAATCCGATCATCTATAGAG GATCAGGATAACACCAGTGATCTAGCCTATTGGCTGTCAACATCTTCAACTCTGTTGTTCCTTCTGCAAAGCACACTTAAAGCTGGTAATGCGCCTACTAGGTCCCCATATCGCAATCGCAGCTCGCCTACCACATTGTTTGGCAGAATGGCACAg CAGGGTTTTCGCTCAACTTCATTAAGCATGGCAATTTCCAGCGGATACAGCGGAATTGAGGGAAGCCCAAATATCCGAACAAGGATTGAAGCTAAATACCCAGCACTATTGTTTAAGCAACACCTAACTGCTTGTGTTGAGAAAATATATGGAATGATTCGCGACAacttaaagaaagaaataagtcCATTTCTGAACCAATGCATACAT GCACCAAGATCTGCAAGGATAAGACCTTTGAAAGGGTCATCTAGAAGTATACATTCAAACATCATCGCCAAACAACAGGCATCCAGTGTACACTGGCAAAACATTGTGAATAGCCTAGACGGTACATTGACCATACTCTCAGAGAATAAT GTCCCTCCCACAATTACAAGGAAAATACTCAGTCAGGTGTTCTCATACATAAATGTCCAGCTTTTCAACAG CTTGTTGCTTAGACGTGAATGCTGCTCATTTAGCAATGGGGAGTATCTGAAGGCAGGTCTGCAAGAACTGGAAAGTTGGTGTTCTAAAGCAACAGAGCAG TACGCTGGATCTTCATGGGATGAGCTTCAACACATAAGGCAAGCTGTAGGATTTCTG GTGTTAcatcaaaaatctcaaaaggCATTGGATGAGATCACAAGTGACCTCTGCCCG ATGTTGAGCATTGCACAAATATATCGCATTGGGACTATGTTTTGGGACGACAAATATGGAGCCCATGGTTTATCTCCGGAG GTCATTAGCAAGATGAGAGCACTAACATTGGAAGACTCAGCCAGCATTCCAAACAATACATTCTTGCTTGATGTGGATTCAAG CATACCATTCTCTATAGAAGATATATCGCGATCCTTTCAGAGTATCAACTTGTCTGATGTGGAACCACCTCCCCTCCTTCGTCAAAGATCAGATTTTCAATTCCTGCTGCAGGCAGCAGCGTAA